The following coding sequences are from one Treponema bryantii window:
- a CDS encoding glutathione peroxidase yields the protein MIYDYELTTGTGDTLKLSDYKGKVILVVNTATGCGFTPQYAPIEKLYKDYHEKGLEIVDIPCNQFGNQAPGTDSEIHEFCTLHYNTTFPQMKKADVNGANELPLFTYLKSQKGFEGFEQHEYKELLEKMFSAADPDWAKKPDIKWNFTKFIINREGEVVARFEPTADMSKVEECIKTLL from the coding sequence ATGATTTACGATTACGAATTAACTACAGGAACAGGTGATACATTAAAACTTTCTGATTATAAAGGAAAGGTAATTCTCGTTGTAAACACAGCAACAGGCTGCGGTTTTACTCCTCAGTATGCTCCAATTGAAAAACTCTACAAAGACTATCATGAAAAAGGTCTTGAGATTGTTGATATTCCATGCAATCAGTTTGGAAATCAGGCACCTGGAACAGACAGCGAGATCCATGAGTTCTGTACACTCCACTACAACACAACTTTCCCTCAAATGAAGAAAGCCGATGTAAATGGAGCAAATGAACTTCCACTGTTCACATACCTCAAATCTCAGAAAGGCTTTGAAGGTTTTGAACAGCATGAGTACAAAGAACTCCTTGAAAAGATGTTCTCTGCTGCTGATCCAGACTGGGCTAAAAAACCGGACATTAAATGGAACTTTACAAAGTTCATTATCAACCGCGAAGGTGAAGTAGTCGCAAGATTCGAGCCTACAGCCGATATGTCTAAGGTTGAAGAGTGTATAAAAACTCTTCTTTAG
- a CDS encoding flavodoxin family protein, translating to MKYAVRFYTKTGNTKRLADAVAKELGVEALPITEPISEPVDILFLGNSYYAFSIDPEVRSFVASLSKDKVGKIVNFGSAALLNSTYKKVKAEADKVGIPMDENEFHCKGEFKGLHKGKPDENDLRAAAEFARNYK from the coding sequence ATGAAATACGCTGTCCGATTCTATACAAAGACAGGAAATACAAAGCGTCTTGCAGATGCTGTTGCAAAAGAACTTGGTGTTGAAGCTTTACCAATAACTGAGCCTATCTCTGAACCAGTTGATATTCTTTTCCTTGGAAACTCTTATTATGCTTTTTCAATTGATCCGGAAGTACGCAGTTTTGTAGCCTCTCTTTCAAAAGACAAGGTTGGAAAGATTGTTAATTTTGGTTCAGCCGCTTTACTTAATTCTACTTACAAAAAGGTAAAGGCCGAAGCAGATAAGGTTGGCATTCCAATGGACGAAAATGAATTCCACTGTAAGGGAGAATTCAAAGGACTTCATAAAGGTAAGCCAGATGAAAATGATTTACGTGCAGCAGCAGAGTTTGCAAGAAACTATAAATAA
- a CDS encoding thiamine-binding protein — protein MKASVAIQVLPKADSDEEVCRIVDEVIAYIKSTGLNYFVGPCETAIEGDDYNQLMEIVKNCQLVAIKAGAPSVSAYVKIGYRPNGEVLSIEKKTKKFHEN, from the coding sequence ATGAAAGCGAGTGTAGCTATTCAGGTTTTACCAAAGGCAGATTCAGATGAAGAAGTTTGCAGAATTGTTGATGAAGTAATTGCCTACATCAAAAGCACTGGTCTTAACTATTTTGTTGGACCTTGTGAAACTGCAATAGAAGGTGATGACTATAATCAGCTTATGGAAATTGTAAAGAATTGTCAGCTTGTGGCTATAAAGGCCGGAGCCCCTTCTGTAAGCGCTTATGTAAAAATCGGATATCGTCCAAACGGTGAAGTTCTTTCAATCGAAAAAAAGACAAAGAAATTCCATGAAAACTAA